A window from SAR202 cluster bacterium encodes these proteins:
- a CDS encoding aldo/keto reductase — protein MQTRKLKHLSVPVIGMGSASSSGFDVEAPADIDNARRIIDNCIAHRTTFLDTSPMYRRAEGVFGQTVQGRRNKVTLATKVWCAGKGTGRKQIARSFKLLGTDHIEVFQIHNLVDWKTHLPYLEELKAQGKIGLIGLSHFIPEFYPEMIDIMRSGRVDTIQIPYNLLERQVEERVLPVAEDMGIGVIVMRPVGKGTLVTGLKRQPDLRPLEEFGVETWGQACLAWDLGHPAITTLIPATTKPSRIIENAKAGDVRLPSEMREYIEREAARCL, from the coding sequence ATGCAGACTCGAAAACTCAAACATCTCAGCGTGCCCGTCATCGGCATGGGCAGCGCCTCTTCTTCAGGCTTCGATGTCGAAGCCCCGGCGGACATCGACAACGCCCGCCGCATCATCGACAACTGCATAGCCCACAGGACCACCTTCCTGGACACCTCGCCCATGTACCGCCGCGCCGAAGGCGTCTTCGGCCAGACCGTCCAGGGCCGGCGAAACAAGGTGACGCTGGCGACCAAGGTATGGTGCGCCGGCAAGGGGACGGGCCGGAAGCAGATCGCTCGCTCATTCAAGCTGCTGGGCACCGACCACATTGAGGTCTTTCAGATACACAACCTGGTGGACTGGAAGACCCACCTGCCCTACCTGGAGGAGCTGAAAGCCCAGGGCAAGATTGGCCTCATCGGCCTCAGCCACTTCATTCCCGAGTTCTACCCTGAGATGATCGATATCATGCGGTCCGGTCGAGTGGACACCATACAGATACCCTATAACCTCCTGGAGCGGCAGGTGGAGGAGCGGGTGCTGCCCGTAGCCGAGGATATGGGCATAGGCGTCATCGTCATGCGGCCAGTGGGGAAGGGAACGCTGGTGACAGGACTCAAGCGCCAGCCGGATCTGCGTCCCCTGGAGGAGTTCGGTGTCGAGACTTGGGGCCAGGCATGCCTAGCGTGGGACCTGGGCCATCCCGCCATCACCACCCTCATCCCCGCCACCACCAAGCCGTCCCGCATCATCGAAAACGCCAAGGCCGGCGATGTGCGGCTGCCATCAGAGATGCGCGAGTACATCGAGCGAGAGGCGGCCCGCTGCCTGTGA